One segment of Rubripirellula amarantea DNA contains the following:
- the xdhB gene encoding xanthine dehydrogenase molybdopterin binding subunit: protein MNKLVQQVQDGSAVADKVDPSVGRTIPHDSAIGHVTGSAPFIDDLPRREDELFVGFVGSPIAFGTITSIELEAAKEVEGVACLLTYADVGEHNLFGPIICDEPFLADAEVLYVGQPVVVIAASTSEALRRACALVKIHVKPSQPVLSIKDAVAGEHFIGPRRQIRRGDPDLAIATATHQLSGEFEIGGQEQFYLESQAAAAYPGEQGQLVVHSSTQNTTEIQTMVAEVLGLSMHQVVCVCKRMGGAFGGKETQAVIPALMVAMVANHTGRAARIVYDKDTDMCVTGKRHGYLCRWQVGFEPNGEIVGLTCDYYSDGGAAADLSTSIMERTLLHTDNAYYFANIEVNGQVCRTHYPPNTAFRGFGGPQAVASTENIIERVADFLKVDSLDVRLRNLYGTTDRNVTPYGQYFSGNHLPEIMTTLARTSDYTKRASEIALSNQRDPMFLRGLSMTPVKFGISFTSKFLNQGNALVNVYTDGTVQVSTGGTEMGQGLNTKIRQLVADEFGIDYRHVIVMPTSTEKNNNTSPTAASAGTDLNGAAALDACRLIKTRMAEFAATIFSSREEGLIPSAEHIVFENGCVRDSRQPGSRLSFPDLANRARLERIDIGARGFYKTPGVDFNRDTGRGNPFLYFTQGAAVAEVKIDRFTGDLSVPRVDLLMDIGKSINPGVDIGQITGGFIQGMGWVTSECLVYDEAGRLLSHSPTTYKIPAITDVPADFRCEMFPNEDNLHCVRRSKAVGEPPLLLGVAAWAAVKNALASLPGKVDPGLRLPATGEEILRCLSEHLAAQSST from the coding sequence GTGAATAAGCTTGTCCAACAAGTGCAAGACGGTTCGGCAGTGGCAGACAAGGTTGATCCGTCGGTTGGTCGAACCATTCCGCATGATTCAGCCATTGGTCATGTGACCGGCTCGGCTCCGTTCATTGACGACCTACCGCGTCGAGAAGACGAGTTGTTCGTGGGCTTTGTGGGGAGCCCCATCGCTTTTGGAACCATTACATCGATTGAGCTCGAAGCCGCCAAGGAAGTGGAAGGTGTTGCGTGTCTGCTTACTTATGCTGACGTTGGCGAGCACAATCTATTTGGTCCGATCATATGCGACGAACCTTTCTTAGCGGATGCAGAAGTGTTGTATGTGGGGCAACCGGTCGTAGTGATCGCGGCAAGCACTTCGGAAGCTCTCAGGCGAGCGTGTGCGTTGGTCAAGATCCATGTCAAGCCATCCCAACCGGTCCTTTCGATCAAAGACGCGGTAGCCGGTGAGCACTTCATTGGTCCGCGTCGGCAAATTCGTCGAGGCGATCCTGATCTAGCAATCGCGACGGCGACTCACCAGTTGTCCGGTGAATTTGAAATTGGTGGGCAGGAACAGTTTTATCTCGAATCGCAAGCTGCCGCGGCGTACCCCGGCGAGCAAGGACAGTTGGTCGTTCACTCGTCAACTCAGAACACGACCGAGATTCAGACGATGGTCGCTGAAGTGCTTGGTCTTTCCATGCACCAAGTCGTCTGCGTTTGCAAACGCATGGGCGGCGCGTTTGGTGGTAAGGAAACTCAGGCGGTGATCCCGGCTTTGATGGTTGCAATGGTCGCCAACCATACTGGTCGTGCTGCTAGGATCGTCTACGACAAAGACACCGATATGTGTGTCACCGGCAAACGACACGGCTACCTTTGTCGTTGGCAGGTCGGTTTCGAACCCAATGGCGAGATCGTGGGTCTGACGTGTGACTACTATTCCGACGGCGGCGCAGCGGCGGACTTATCGACGTCGATCATGGAACGCACGTTGTTGCATACGGACAATGCCTATTACTTTGCGAACATCGAAGTCAATGGTCAAGTCTGCCGTACTCACTATCCACCCAATACCGCCTTTCGAGGTTTTGGCGGACCCCAAGCTGTTGCATCAACTGAGAATATCATCGAGAGAGTTGCGGACTTTTTGAAAGTCGATTCTTTAGACGTCAGACTTCGCAATCTTTACGGGACCACTGATCGCAACGTAACACCCTATGGGCAGTACTTCAGTGGCAATCATTTGCCTGAAATCATGACAACGCTGGCGCGAACGTCCGATTACACCAAACGGGCAAGCGAGATTGCGTTGTCCAATCAACGTGACCCAATGTTCCTTCGTGGTCTTTCGATGACGCCGGTGAAGTTCGGGATTTCGTTCACGTCGAAGTTCCTGAACCAGGGCAATGCCTTGGTGAACGTCTACACCGATGGCACGGTGCAGGTTTCCACCGGCGGCACTGAGATGGGCCAAGGTCTTAACACCAAGATTCGGCAATTGGTGGCCGACGAGTTCGGAATCGACTACCGGCATGTGATCGTAATGCCAACGTCCACCGAGAAGAATAACAACACGTCACCCACGGCGGCCTCGGCCGGTACCGACTTAAACGGTGCGGCAGCGTTGGATGCGTGCCGATTGATTAAGACTCGCATGGCCGAGTTTGCCGCGACTATCTTTTCTTCCCGTGAAGAGGGTTTGATCCCTTCGGCAGAGCATATTGTTTTTGAGAACGGTTGCGTTCGAGATTCGCGGCAACCGGGATCCCGTTTGTCATTTCCCGATCTTGCCAATCGTGCACGACTTGAACGCATCGATATCGGAGCGAGGGGGTTCTACAAAACGCCAGGAGTGGACTTTAACCGTGATACGGGGCGAGGCAATCCTTTCCTCTACTTCACTCAGGGAGCAGCCGTTGCGGAAGTGAAGATCGATCGTTTCACCGGTGATCTTTCGGTGCCGCGTGTCGACTTGTTGATGGACATTGGGAAGTCGATCAATCCTGGCGTTGATATCGGACAGATCACGGGTGGTTTCATCCAGGGAATGGGATGGGTCACTTCGGAATGCCTTGTCTATGACGAGGCTGGACGGTTACTTTCTCATTCGCCAACAACCTACAAGATTCCCGCGATCACCGATGTTCCGGCCGATTTTCGCTGCGAGATGTTTCCCAATGAGGATAATCTGCACTGCGTTCGTCGCAGCAAGGCTGTTGGCGAACCGCCGTTGCTACTTGGCGTAGCCGCTTGGGCAGCCGTGAAAAACGCATTGGCGTCATTGCCGGGAAAGGTGGATCCAGGTTTGCGTTTACCGGCGACTGGTGAAGAAATTTTGCGTTGTCTTAGTGAACATCTCGCAGCCCAAAGTTCCACGTGA
- a CDS encoding xanthine dehydrogenase small subunit, producing MRNHTLLFVNGRQHLIKGDDAFLTLSVFLRKTLKLCGTKIVCSEGDCGSCSVLCGRINTSGEAIHYLPIDSCIRFVFQLDGCHIITVEGLADGPPLNALPKQTQQNETLTSVQQAMIDCHGSQCGFCTPGFVVAMTGILEQNNNPSEEEWRSGLTGNLCRCTGYSPIVAAGRQAAAVSSPSMNQRYPAMQMADAVRSVGDDEVRVENESIDGETQVIASPRSLAQAIAFLQEFPGAKIISGGTDVGVQFNKGICSPSHWLDLSRVDELTDIEWKDQSIIAGASATWTNLEHLCKTTAPEFHKILSIFGSPQIRHVGTIGGNIINASPIADSLPFLMVCGAELELQSAGGTRIVNINDFYQDYKKFDLRRGELLTRIRIPMPPPTADLRLYKVSRRRDLDISTFTAAIQIERDGDLIVDSRIAYGAVGPVVLRLRKTESFLRGRSFSLESMREAGDIAVSEISPISDVRGGHEFRIQLARNVLAKFYYQTTSEGVSV from the coding sequence ATGCGGAATCATACCTTACTGTTCGTCAATGGACGCCAGCATCTCATTAAGGGAGATGATGCATTTCTGACGCTCTCAGTTTTTCTTCGCAAGACACTCAAGTTGTGTGGCACCAAGATTGTTTGCTCGGAAGGCGATTGCGGATCTTGTTCTGTTCTTTGCGGTCGAATCAACACATCGGGTGAAGCAATTCACTACCTGCCGATTGATTCATGCATACGTTTTGTTTTTCAGCTTGATGGCTGTCACATCATCACTGTTGAGGGGCTAGCGGATGGCCCACCATTGAATGCATTACCCAAGCAAACCCAGCAGAACGAAACTCTAACGAGCGTTCAGCAAGCGATGATCGATTGCCACGGATCCCAGTGCGGCTTTTGCACTCCGGGCTTCGTAGTCGCGATGACCGGAATTCTTGAACAGAACAACAACCCGTCCGAAGAAGAGTGGCGTAGTGGTTTGACGGGTAACTTATGTCGATGCACGGGGTACTCGCCAATCGTTGCTGCGGGACGCCAAGCGGCAGCAGTGAGTTCGCCTTCCATGAACCAGCGCTACCCTGCGATGCAAATGGCTGATGCTGTTCGATCAGTTGGTGATGATGAGGTCCGCGTCGAAAACGAGTCGATCGATGGCGAAACGCAAGTGATTGCATCGCCGCGTTCGCTCGCCCAAGCAATTGCCTTCTTGCAAGAGTTTCCAGGTGCAAAAATCATTTCCGGGGGGACGGACGTTGGCGTTCAGTTCAATAAGGGAATTTGCAGTCCCAGCCATTGGCTTGATCTGAGTCGAGTGGATGAGTTGACAGACATCGAGTGGAAGGATCAATCCATCATCGCGGGGGCGAGTGCGACCTGGACTAATTTGGAACACCTATGCAAAACGACCGCACCTGAATTTCACAAGATCCTTTCCATCTTTGGTTCACCTCAGATCCGCCACGTCGGAACCATTGGCGGCAACATTATCAACGCGTCGCCCATTGCCGATTCGTTGCCGTTCTTAATGGTGTGTGGTGCGGAACTAGAATTGCAAAGTGCTGGGGGGACGCGAATAGTCAACATCAACGACTTCTATCAGGATTACAAGAAGTTTGACCTGCGGCGTGGCGAGTTGCTCACTCGCATTCGAATTCCAATGCCTCCTCCAACCGCTGATTTACGCTTGTACAAGGTGTCGCGTCGTCGCGATCTGGACATCAGCACGTTCACCGCGGCCATTCAAATTGAGCGTGATGGTGATTTGATTGTTGATTCAAGAATCGCTTATGGAGCAGTAGGGCCGGTGGTGCTTCGACTGCGGAAAACAGAATCGTTCCTCCGAGGTCGTTCCTTTAGCCTTGAATCCATGCGGGAAGCCGGTGACATCGCTGTCAGTGAAATTTCACCGATATCGGATGTCCGCGGTGGCCATGAATTTCGAATCCAATTAGCTCGGAATGTCTTGGCAAAGTTCTACTACCAGACGACGTCAGAAGGAGTCAGCGTGTGA
- a CDS encoding allantoate amidohydrolase produces the protein MTDSSPCETEPSVLRSAAERVVERCLRLAEYSDDPGKLTRTFCSPAMKSAHAELSTWMQDAKMDCVLDPVGNLIGKTRHRANNDIFMIGSHLDTVINAGRFDGPLGVLLGLAAVEVLNEYESKMSFGIHVVGFSEEEGVRYRFPFIGSRGIAGRLDDSELDRVDADGISIRSALSSFGCNPAKLNSASYADKRLVGFMEAHIEQAVVLEESSLPVGIVSAIAGQTRAKILIEGVAGHAGTVPHHHRRDSLAAAAELILKIESLGKQTPGLFATVGCVDASPGLSNVIAGRTELRLDLRHENDEERTKAFQSIDQCLGQISQERGVRGSFEAIEHTPAVIMDSYLSGLLATATQETISNVTSMVSGAGHDAMLMSKITPTCMLFIRCHNGISHHPDESVTAEDIHVALCVMVKTLMELNQRALGTTT, from the coding sequence ATGACTGATTCATCTCCATGCGAAACGGAACCAAGTGTCCTGCGGTCTGCTGCAGAACGAGTGGTCGAGCGATGCCTTCGTCTAGCAGAGTATTCCGATGATCCAGGTAAGCTGACCCGAACGTTTTGCTCGCCCGCGATGAAGAGTGCTCACGCCGAATTATCGACGTGGATGCAGGACGCGAAGATGGACTGCGTTCTTGATCCGGTCGGCAACTTAATCGGCAAGACCCGTCATCGCGCCAACAATGACATCTTCATGATTGGATCTCACTTAGACACCGTCATCAACGCAGGTCGTTTTGATGGACCGCTGGGAGTATTGCTTGGGCTCGCGGCCGTCGAAGTACTCAACGAATACGAATCGAAGATGTCGTTTGGGATTCACGTCGTCGGATTCTCTGAAGAGGAAGGTGTGCGATATCGGTTTCCCTTCATCGGATCTCGCGGGATCGCCGGACGCCTTGATGACTCGGAACTCGATCGAGTCGACGCGGACGGCATCAGCATCCGTTCGGCTCTCTCATCGTTCGGGTGCAATCCCGCGAAGTTGAATTCGGCTAGTTACGCCGACAAACGCCTTGTCGGATTCATGGAAGCGCACATCGAGCAAGCGGTTGTCCTTGAGGAATCGTCGTTACCGGTTGGAATCGTATCCGCGATCGCCGGTCAAACACGTGCAAAGATTTTGATCGAAGGCGTTGCCGGTCACGCTGGTACGGTGCCCCATCATCATCGACGCGACTCTTTGGCGGCGGCGGCTGAATTGATCCTGAAGATCGAATCGCTTGGCAAACAAACACCGGGCTTGTTCGCTACCGTGGGTTGCGTTGATGCTAGCCCCGGATTATCCAACGTGATTGCCGGACGAACAGAACTAAGACTAGACCTCAGACACGAGAACGATGAAGAGCGAACGAAGGCTTTTCAATCCATCGACCAATGCCTGGGCCAAATCAGTCAAGAACGTGGTGTTCGAGGAAGCTTCGAAGCAATTGAACACACGCCTGCGGTGATCATGGACTCATATTTGTCAGGCCTGCTTGCAACCGCCACCCAAGAAACAATCTCGAACGTCACCTCGATGGTCAGTGGCGCCGGTCACGACGCCATGCTCATGTCGAAAATCACACCGACGTGTATGTTGTTCATACGTTGCCACAATGGGATCAGTCATCATCCCGACGAAAGTGTTACCGCCGAAGATATTCACGTCGCCTTGTGTGTGATGGTGAAAACGTTGATGGAACTAAACCAACGGGCTTTGGGCACGACCACATAG
- the allE gene encoding (S)-ureidoglycine aminohydrolase — translation MTSNAPLVFGSTRSRVERNYALITPDTHVNSPLIGWTEATAVIHISPEMGARFTQYTAMLAAGGRSGSAGPGVERFIYVTQGSIVLSTQSDRSLSVGCYAFIPADSEVFFSCDQSATLVVFEKQYVPHPDFEPPAMVVGNAKEVEGVPFMGDPDAVLQTFLPISPEFDMAVNLFTYQPGATLPQVEIHVMEHGLIMTDGQGIYRLGEDHFPVAAGDVIWMASYCPQWFVAMGKKPASYLYYKDIHRDRLSEKFQ, via the coding sequence ATGACGTCCAACGCACCGCTCGTCTTCGGAAGTACTCGTAGCCGCGTGGAGCGAAACTACGCATTAATTACTCCTGACACTCACGTCAATTCGCCGTTGATTGGTTGGACGGAAGCGACGGCAGTCATTCACATTTCGCCGGAAATGGGTGCTCGATTCACTCAGTACACTGCCATGCTTGCCGCGGGCGGTAGGAGCGGTTCAGCAGGGCCCGGGGTAGAACGCTTTATCTATGTGACGCAAGGTTCCATTGTCCTATCGACGCAATCGGATCGCTCACTCTCGGTGGGTTGCTACGCCTTCATCCCTGCTGATTCGGAAGTGTTTTTTTCCTGTGACCAATCGGCCACTTTGGTCGTTTTCGAAAAACAATATGTACCGCATCCAGATTTCGAACCGCCGGCGATGGTGGTGGGTAACGCTAAGGAAGTGGAAGGGGTGCCATTCATGGGCGATCCCGATGCAGTCTTGCAAACGTTTTTGCCGATCTCGCCTGAGTTTGATATGGCCGTCAATTTGTTCACCTACCAGCCCGGCGCTACCCTTCCGCAAGTCGAAATTCACGTGATGGAACACGGCCTGATCATGACGGACGGGCAAGGCATCTATCGTCTTGGTGAAGACCACTTCCCTGTCGCTGCCGGCGACGTGATTTGGATGGCGTCGTACTGTCCCCAATGGTTCGTAGCGATGGGCAAAAAACCAGCCAGCTACCTTTATTACAAAGACATTCACCGCGACCGATTAAGCGAGAAATTTCAATGA
- the pucL gene encoding factor-independent urate hydroxylase has protein sequence MSVILTNQSYGKSQVCLSYVTRRDGIHDFIQITVDVALEGDFHAAYLEGDNSNVVPTDTVKNTVYAIARIHGVESIESFAQHLAKHFCKTYPQVDSTTVSISQTLWTRVCRDGASHDHAFVGGSNERNTCRVVATNDSLLMHSGLLGLQVLKTTESGFVGFSKDQYTTLAETTDRIFATTITADWPCGDPTLDWTQIRDTVRGCLLDIFSNRYSPSVQKTLHEMAEAVLEECPQIDEIALKMPNQHHIPADIAKLGLENNNDIFVPSPEPFGVISATIRRVA, from the coding sequence ATGAGCGTGATTCTTACCAATCAATCTTACGGCAAATCTCAAGTCTGCTTGTCCTACGTTACCCGACGCGACGGCATTCATGATTTCATTCAAATCACCGTCGATGTGGCACTCGAGGGTGACTTTCACGCGGCCTATCTTGAAGGTGACAACTCCAATGTCGTTCCCACGGACACCGTGAAGAACACGGTTTACGCGATCGCTCGCATTCATGGCGTCGAGTCAATCGAATCGTTTGCTCAACACCTAGCCAAGCACTTCTGTAAGACCTATCCACAAGTGGATTCGACAACCGTGTCGATTAGCCAAACATTGTGGACACGGGTTTGTCGTGACGGCGCATCACATGACCACGCGTTTGTCGGTGGCAGCAATGAACGCAACACGTGCCGAGTTGTCGCAACCAACGATTCGCTGCTGATGCATTCGGGGTTGCTTGGTTTACAAGTCCTAAAGACAACTGAATCCGGATTCGTGGGCTTCTCGAAGGATCAATACACGACGCTGGCCGAAACAACCGATCGCATCTTCGCCACGACGATTACGGCAGACTGGCCGTGTGGTGACCCAACGCTCGATTGGACTCAAATTCGCGATACCGTTCGAGGTTGCTTGTTAGACATCTTCTCGAACCGCTATAGCCCATCAGTTCAAAAAACGCTTCACGAGATGGCGGAAGCCGTACTTGAAGAATGCCCCCAAATCGACGAGATCGCACTCAAAATGCCAAACCAACATCACATCCCTGCCGATATCGCGAAGCTTGGCCTCGAGAACAACAATGACATCTTTGTTCCATCGCCAGAGCCGTTCGGCGTGATCAGCGCAACCATCCGTCGGGTTGCCTAG
- the allB gene encoding allantoinase AllB, giving the protein MAEPSTAAFAITSTRVVTPEGEVDTAIVIEGDKISELKNRAEIPFHMPLIDVGDSMVSPGIIDAHVHVNEPGRTNWEGFETATRAAAAGGVTTIIDMPLNSSPVTTTVEALRIKQAAAHGKCAVDVGFYGGLVPGNENDIAKLVDAGVMGIKAFLCDSGLDEFPAAGEKELRSALQTLRSKNVPLLAHAEVVGNTITIADPRSYNDYANSRPESYEIAAIKQLIDLCRTYVTPIHIVHLATSAALSMIAEAKAEGLPITVETCPHYLFFEAGQIGEGQTSFKCAPPIRDQTNRDLLRDAVASGIIETVGSDHSPCSPDLKCLETGDFSKAWGGIASLQLTLSVMWTIAKEAGWTPGLLAERLSHRPAEVFGLGSTKGRISPGFDADLVIWDPAGSFDVHGHELGHRHDVTPYENLQLLGRVEQTYLRGKLIYQAGSLVGDRVGKLLHRQSNCLLASRLNSMNDTQLADALETCCASKTWIQQMISGGPFKDDKEVVTRSTEAGQTLGEADWLEAFSAHPRIGDIDSLRQKYANTKSIAGNEQSGVNDASDKVLHQLSAANDAYYDKFGFIFIVCATGKSAAEMLAILEQRLPLSRDQELANAAVEQLKITEIRLRKLIP; this is encoded by the coding sequence ATGGCAGAACCATCCACCGCAGCGTTCGCTATCACCAGCACTCGAGTTGTTACTCCCGAGGGCGAGGTCGACACAGCCATCGTGATCGAGGGCGACAAAATCAGTGAGCTGAAGAACCGCGCGGAAATCCCTTTTCACATGCCACTGATCGATGTCGGCGACTCGATGGTTTCGCCTGGCATTATCGACGCTCACGTTCATGTCAATGAACCCGGACGAACGAACTGGGAAGGTTTCGAAACCGCAACGCGCGCGGCTGCTGCTGGGGGTGTTACCACGATCATCGACATGCCTTTGAATAGCAGTCCAGTAACGACGACGGTTGAAGCACTTCGCATTAAGCAAGCCGCCGCGCACGGCAAGTGCGCCGTAGACGTTGGTTTCTATGGTGGGTTGGTACCGGGCAATGAGAACGATATCGCCAAACTGGTTGATGCGGGCGTGATGGGTATCAAAGCCTTTCTGTGTGATTCGGGCTTAGATGAATTTCCAGCCGCGGGCGAGAAAGAGCTTCGTTCCGCGTTGCAGACTTTGCGAAGCAAAAATGTTCCTCTGCTTGCTCATGCGGAAGTTGTCGGAAACACGATTACGATTGCTGACCCAAGGTCCTATAACGACTACGCAAATTCGCGACCGGAAAGCTATGAGATCGCCGCGATCAAACAACTGATTGATCTTTGTCGCACCTATGTGACCCCGATTCACATCGTTCACCTAGCCACAAGCGCTGCGCTATCAATGATTGCCGAAGCAAAGGCGGAAGGCTTGCCCATCACGGTGGAAACCTGTCCTCACTACCTGTTCTTCGAAGCTGGCCAGATTGGTGAAGGTCAAACGAGTTTTAAATGTGCTCCGCCCATCCGAGATCAAACCAATCGTGATCTGCTCAGGGATGCCGTTGCGTCAGGTATCATCGAAACGGTGGGCTCGGATCATTCGCCGTGCTCGCCAGACTTGAAATGCCTTGAAACCGGTGACTTCTCGAAAGCGTGGGGAGGTATTGCAAGTCTGCAACTTACGCTTAGCGTGATGTGGACGATCGCCAAAGAGGCTGGTTGGACGCCGGGACTGCTGGCGGAACGATTGTCTCATCGTCCCGCTGAAGTATTCGGTCTCGGATCAACCAAAGGTCGAATTTCACCCGGCTTCGATGCGGACTTGGTCATTTGGGACCCCGCCGGATCGTTCGACGTACACGGTCATGAACTCGGCCATCGCCACGACGTCACTCCTTATGAAAACCTTCAATTGCTTGGAAGAGTCGAGCAAACTTATCTGCGAGGGAAGCTGATTTACCAAGCTGGGTCATTAGTCGGTGATCGCGTGGGCAAACTGTTGCACCGTCAATCAAATTGTCTGCTAGCGAGTCGCCTCAACAGCATGAACGACACCCAACTTGCCGATGCATTGGAAACATGTTGTGCATCAAAGACATGGATCCAACAGATGATTTCCGGTGGGCCATTCAAAGACGACAAAGAAGTAGTCACACGTTCAACTGAAGCTGGGCAAACTTTAGGTGAAGCCGATTGGTTAGAAGCGTTCTCGGCACACCCTCGCATCGGAGACATTGACTCACTTCGCCAAAAGTACGCCAATACAAAATCCATTGCGGGCAATGAGCAGTCCGGAGTCAACGATGCCAGCGACAAGGTCCTTCATCAGTTGTCCGCGGCTAACGATGCCTACTACGACAAGTTCGGTTTCATCTTCATCGTTTGCGCAACTGGTAAATCTGCGGCCGAAATGCTCGCGATACTCGAACAGCGATTACCGCTTTCTCGTGATCAGGAACTCGCCAATGCTGCCGTCGAACAACTCAAAATCACCGAAATTCGACTGAGAAAACTAATCCCATGA
- the uraH gene encoding hydroxyisourate hydrolase yields MTGITSHVLDTSLGKPGAGIRITLEQAEGSNWISLGEGVTNDDGRVADLSNGNVTEGEYQITFFVAQYFEERNVETFYPIIRIAFSIVDAQQHYHVPLLLNPFGFSTYRGS; encoded by the coding sequence ATGACTGGAATCACCTCGCACGTCCTGGATACCTCGCTCGGAAAACCTGGCGCAGGCATTCGAATCACGCTGGAACAAGCAGAAGGATCCAATTGGATCTCGTTGGGCGAAGGCGTTACCAACGATGATGGTCGAGTTGCCGACTTGTCCAATGGAAACGTCACGGAAGGCGAATATCAAATCACGTTCTTCGTCGCTCAGTACTTTGAAGAACGAAATGTGGAAACGTTCTATCCAATCATTCGGATTGCGTTTTCGATCGTTGATGCTCAACAACATTATCATGTACCGCTTCTACTTAATCCGTTCGGTTTCTCAACGTACCGCGGAAGCTGA
- the ilvC gene encoding ketol-acid reductoisomerase — translation MENQIFLDKDADLKVLENKKIAIIGYGIQGRPQALCMRDSGLDLIIGVGSKTRSSWGAAIEDGFEPVSIEEATAAADLVYILLADPPQPEIYYASIHEHLKPNSTLAFCHGFNVLYGAIKPPENVNVVLFVPNGPGHTVRQKYLDGSGIYGAISVEQDVTGNALDMVLALAKSVGSLRVGSVGVTFQQETEGDNFEEQVLYGGVIHLMKATFDTMVAGGYPPHFAYAKAIRSLRTVVDVMDEIGIEEYISRRSSRTCEFAVRKSGPRVVNYEEVQKIFDETERGEFAANWMQEWTLGMPRLHRMRRTGAESKMEQTGREWRENFGKG, via the coding sequence ATGGAAAACCAAATTTTCTTAGACAAAGACGCCGATCTAAAGGTGCTCGAAAACAAAAAAATAGCCATCATCGGCTACGGAATCCAAGGCCGCCCGCAAGCGTTGTGCATGCGAGACAGTGGCTTGGACTTGATCATAGGAGTGGGTTCAAAAACGCGGTCATCGTGGGGCGCCGCGATCGAAGATGGGTTTGAACCGGTTTCAATCGAAGAGGCGACGGCGGCTGCGGATTTGGTTTACATCTTGCTCGCAGATCCTCCCCAGCCCGAGATCTATTACGCATCCATTCATGAGCATCTGAAACCCAACAGCACGCTTGCGTTTTGCCACGGCTTTAATGTTCTTTACGGAGCAATCAAGCCGCCTGAAAATGTGAACGTGGTACTGTTCGTGCCCAACGGTCCCGGTCACACGGTCCGGCAAAAGTACTTGGACGGCTCTGGTATCTATGGTGCGATTTCGGTCGAACAAGATGTTACCGGCAACGCACTGGACATGGTGCTTGCGCTTGCGAAGTCCGTGGGTAGCCTGCGTGTAGGCTCGGTTGGCGTGACGTTTCAACAGGAAACCGAGGGCGACAATTTCGAGGAACAAGTGTTGTACGGCGGAGTCATTCATTTGATGAAGGCGACGTTCGACACGATGGTCGCCGGCGGCTACCCGCCGCACTTTGCGTACGCAAAGGCGATTCGATCACTCCGCACCGTTGTCGACGTGATGGATGAAATTGGTATCGAGGAATACATTTCGCGCCGCTCTAGTCGCACATGCGAGTTCGCCGTTCGCAAAAGTGGCCCGAGGGTTGTCAACTACGAAGAAGTGCAAAAGATCTTTGACGAAACTGAACGTGGCGAGTTTGCGGCAAATTGGATGCAAGAATGGACACTCGGAATGCCACGCTTGCATCGCATGCGAAGAACAGGTGCCGAATCCAAGATGGAACAAACCGGTCGCGAGTGGCGCGAAAACTTTGGTAAGGGTTAA